From Bos indicus isolate NIAB-ARS_2022 breed Sahiwal x Tharparkar chromosome X, NIAB-ARS_B.indTharparkar_mat_pri_1.0, whole genome shotgun sequence:
gttttggaagttttggccatagcaatcagagcagaaaaagaaatcaaaggaatccaaattggaaaagaagaagtaaaactcccactgtttgcagatgacatgaccctctacatagaaaaccctaaagactccaccaggaagttactagagctaatcaatgaatatagtaaagttgcaggatataaaatcaatacacagaaatcccttgcagaAATtcttatatactaataatgagaaaatagaaagagaaattaaggaaataattccattcagcattgcaacaaaaagaataaaataattaagaatatatctacctaaagaaacaaaagacctatatatagaaaactataaaatactggtgaaagaaatcaaagaggacactaatagatggagaaatatacagtGTTCATttatcagaagaatcaatatagtgaaaatgagtatactacccaaagcaatctatagattcaatgcaatccctatcaagataccaacggtatttttcacagagctagaactaataattccacaatttgtatggaaatacaataaacctcgaatagccaaagcaatcttgagaaagaagaatggaactggaggaatcaacctgcctgacttcaggctctcctacaaagccacagtcatcaagacagtatggtactggcacaaagacagaaatatagatcaatggaacaaaatagaaagcccagagataaacccatgcacctatcaacaccttatctttgacaaagggggcaagaatatacaatggagaaaagacaatctctttaacaagtggtgctgggaaaactggtcaaccccttataaaagaatgaaactagaacagtttctaacaccatacacaaaaataaactcaaaatggattaaagatctaaatgtaagaccaaaaactataaaactcctagaggaaaacataggcaaatcactctccgacatacatcacagcaggatcctctatgacccacctcccagaatattggaaataaaagcaaaaataaacaaatgggacctaattaaacttaaaagcttatgcacaacaaaggaaactgtaagcaaggtgaaaagacagccttcagaatgggagaaaatactagcaaatgaagcaactgacaaagggctaatctcaaaaatatacaagcaactcctgcagctcaattccagaaaaataaatgacccaatcaaaaaatggcccacagaactaaatagacatttctccaaagaagacatacagatggctaacaaacatgaaaagatgctcaacatcactcattatcaggaaatgcaaatcaaaaccactatgaggtaccatttcacgccagtcagaatggctgctatccaaaagtcttcaagcaataaatgctggagaggatgtggagaaaagggaaccctcttacactgttggtaggaatgcaaactaggacaaccactatggagaacagtgtggagagtccttaaaaaactggaaatagaactgccatacaacccagcaattccactgctgggcatacacactgaggaaaccagaattgaaagagacacatataccccaatgttcatcgcagcactgtttataatagccaggacatggaagcaacctagatgtccatcagcagacgaatggataagaaagcagtggtacatatacacagtggagtattactcagccattaaaaagaatacatttgaatcagttctaatgaggtggatgaaactggagcctattatacagagtgaagtaagtcagaaagaaaaacaccaatacagtatactaaggcatatatatggaatttagaaagatggtaatgataaccctgtatgtgagacagcaaaagagacacagatgtatagaacagtcttctggactctgggagggggcaagggtgggatgatttgggagaatagcattgaaacgtgtataatatcatatgtgaaaccaatcaccagtccaggttcaaagcATGATACAGAATGCTCGGGGCTGATGCgttgggatgacccaaagggatggtatggggagggaggtggcaggggggttcaggatggggaacacgtgtatacccttggtggattcatgttgatgtatggcaaaactaatacaatattgtaaagtaattaacctccaattaaaataaataaatttatattaaaaaaaaaagaattgtcaaagtcaagaaaaaacaataaaggagTGAAACACTGTCTCAGACCAGAGGATACTGAGGAGATGTGAAAACTAATCCAATATGGTACCCCGGATTACATCTCAGAGAGAAAAGAGTGTATTAGTGGGAAAAAACAAACTGTATGGaatccaaataaaacttaaattttagttataaaaaaaaagaaatagaaatgcaaagttgAATAacagtagataaagaagatacatatatgttaaagattaactgcaaggggaaaagaacagtaggaaaagcaaaggaatacaTGTAGAAGACATAATAATaggtttttagaaattaaaaaaagaaggaagaaaaggaaaggaaaactccacagaactgcaaaaggccAATGTAGacgcagaggtttataacagcaataaaaagtgtgactgaaaaaaaaaaaaaacactcaaaagcttaattatatTTCATAGTGCTAATAAAACTGACAACTACAACAGATTGGGGGAAAATGgtaaacagaaatggaaaaaaagaaaagaaaaagaaaaggaaaaattcaaaagaaattatagaacaagtcaaaatataagaataataaatgtttttcttgcatcgctgctgtcagtgtcctttccctcgctgggaagCACAGTCCACCTCACTTCCGTAGGTTGCCCTTCAACACTGTGTTGATTTCTGGGCCTGCTATGCGGGCAGCTTAGATTCTAATCAGGTCATACTCCTGTGTCTGCTTgcttccaatgtccacagctatcagaacgaGCACGTTTTCTTATGTAGgagctctcagtgtccttttatatattctgtagACAGAgaatctgcctagttgattgtgtggatttaatctgcagcttgtacagctggtgggatgGTTTTgggtcttccttagccacactgcccctgggtttcaattgtggttttatttccacctctgcaggTAGGTCGTCCACTGCACTTTACTACTGAGGCTGcactggaggacttgggtctgccccagtgagggccaggtatggaggtggtgcagctgtttgggtcacaggggttctggcagcaccagatactcaggggagttggcagctagggcagcaggaggtATAGTACTCTAGAAGACTATGGGGAACCaatattggccaatacactccagtattcttgcctggagaaccccactgacagagaaacctggcaggccacagcccacggggtctcaaaggggtggacacaaccaaagtgacACCATGTGCATAGATGCAGAGCCTGTGgaagctctgccccagtgagggttgagcatgaaggtgatgcagctgcttgggtcacggGGACCCTGATGACACCaaatgtgcagggacacagactgcctcagccacgggagttatggccctatcagagtttgtttttggttggttgtttgtttgttgagcCTCTGGTAGCtagcaatcagaaggcctctttggctagtctttctccatagctctgcggGTTCAGGCATTTAGACagttcccttgcctggggtccttctctgttgttccgtgtcaggcacatagaggaccccctcccgcccccactggggtcctactctgtggatcagtgtgtcaggcacttaaaggggaacCCTGAGTGGGGTACTATTCTGTACTTCGGTGGGTGATAGGCCAGCCTTGCTATTGTTCAGCTGAACaagaggaactctcattcattgttaatggggatgcaaaatggtacagtcatttTGGAAGCAATGTCTTACTTAGCTAAACACTGTCATACCCTATGACCTAGCAATTTTGCTCCTAGATAGCTCACCAAATGATTTGAAAGCTAATGCCCACACAAAAACATGCAcatgagttctccaggccagaatactggagtgggtagcctttcccttctccaggggatcttcccaagccagggatcgaacgcaggtctctcaGTCTGGAAAACACTGCATGATACCAATTATaccacattctggaaaaggtaaaactgtaGCACGAATAAAAAATATCAGaggcttttttccttttgcttcaaaatacttttattagtTTGGATACACTTTGTCAACACTCAACTATTATTCTTCTTTGATGCAAAAATCCACTTCATCGGGGGCTCGGGTGTCCCATACCTCATATATCGTAATGTTATTCCATCCGTCAGCAAGAACCTGGATATTGGGACATTGGCGTTGATCACCGGTTGCAGCAGTGAGTTTCAGACTCCGCACCCTGGACACAAGGTTCACCAGTGTCGTCTCGACCTGGGTTAAGGCACCGCACATAGAGTCTTTGTAGGGGGAAGCCcttatcttctttcttcctggagaGCCAGATGAACAGCCCTGACGGCCAGGAGGAGTGCCCGCGATACTTTTGTCATCGCCTCCAGGAAACTTCAGGATCACCAAAAACATGAGGAAGATTAACAGCCAGTGCGACTTGCTCCCAAACCAGCCTGGGACATGCTCTGGTTGATTCTGCCGAACGCGGAAGTGCCTTCCACTGGGCACCATCCACGGCAGTTCTTCGGCTTCATCTCTCAGAACATAAAACACATAGGCAAAGACAAACGAGATAAACGTAGGCCAAAAAAATAACCATATTACAGAGCGCATCGTGAGCTGAGACCAAGTGGCTCCTGGTGTGCTGGTCTGCGCTGGCACCTGGAGACTGAGGACTAGGCAGGGCTGGGCCCTTGGTGACGTCACAgagggccccacccccaccagaacCCATGTGGCCAGGGTATGACTTCAGGGCAGAGGGTAAGGCGGCCTGCAGGGGTCAACCGGGAGTAGGGCTTAAAGGGACATGGGGCCATTTCCAGTGGGCAATTGAAAAAGAGGCGAGTGACAGAGTGCCATCCCCATGCCAGTGTATTCTTTCTGAACCTGGTGTTCTACTGGGAGGGTGggtccattttctatttttatttttccatttgttgaacCCAGATACTGTGGTGAGCAGAGCAGAACCAGGGGCATGTGCCCCTGTGGAGCAGAAAGCCAAGTgggaaagaaagatattaaatCAGAGGCCACAAACTAGGAGCCACTGATGTTTTGTGCGGCCTACCACTGTC
This genomic window contains:
- the LOC139181528 gene encoding protein FAM209-like encodes the protein MRSVIWLFFWPTFISFVFAYVFYVLRDEAEELPWMVPSGRHFRVRQNQPEHVPGWFGSKSHWLLIFLMFLVILKFPGGDDKSIAGTPPGRQGCSSGSPGRKKIRASPYKDSMCGALTQVETTLVNLVSRVRSLKLTAATGDQRQCPNIQVLADGWNNITIYEVWDTRAPDEVDFCIKEE